A single genomic interval of Saccharothrix saharensis harbors:
- a CDS encoding condensation domain-containing protein encodes MRYPLSFAQAHALSLPELLSHATWLDGPVDPVALQRAMDVVVARHPTLRTSVTASGEQVVSERGGVVVEHVVLPDDVERAESTAAALVARPFELHREPLLRAAVIEVRADRFLFVLVAHRVIADASALGMLLADLSTAYREGPAALQPSWMDYGDYAVWQRERLDGEELARQLEHWREVLRDAPAPVRLPAGHPAARSTAVVDPAAVRRLSDVADGIGATPSAAFLAAYAVVLSRYARRADLVVGIPVSGRVRVELEPIAGPFADVVPVRVSLEGDPAFGDLLLRVRDAVAHAVAHDEVPLTKLAAELGADLSGARFTFGSPAVPSLDLPGVTVRSHVVLTGAAEADLDLRADGSGTLTLEHRTDPRFADWVLRSVVAVLEHAAADTAVAELPVPAPEGDWSAGVESSSNGVVGPVTAMTEPGVAEDPVPSRDRIEETMAGIWAELLRTTEPIGRHDNLFGLGSGSLTAVRFAARIADLYGVTLPMDRIVTSPTIAALAEVVSAELAPGPPDDAARDAALADLSDDELDDLLRAVVAARDRRRTTEGDLR; translated from the coding sequence GTGCGCTATCCGCTGTCGTTCGCGCAGGCGCACGCGCTGTCCCTGCCCGAGCTCCTGTCCCACGCGACCTGGCTGGACGGTCCGGTCGACCCCGTCGCGCTGCAACGGGCGATGGACGTCGTGGTCGCCCGGCACCCGACGCTCCGGACGAGCGTCACCGCCTCCGGTGAGCAGGTCGTCTCGGAGCGGGGTGGTGTGGTGGTCGAGCACGTCGTCCTGCCCGACGACGTCGAGCGGGCCGAGTCGACCGCCGCGGCGCTCGTCGCGCGGCCGTTCGAGCTGCACCGCGAGCCGCTGCTGAGGGCCGCGGTGATCGAGGTCCGGGCGGACCGGTTCCTGTTCGTGCTGGTGGCCCACCGGGTCATCGCCGACGCCTCCGCGCTCGGGATGCTGCTCGCCGATCTGTCCACTGCGTACCGCGAGGGGCCGGCCGCGCTTCAGCCGTCGTGGATGGATTACGGGGATTACGCCGTGTGGCAGCGCGAGCGGTTGGACGGCGAGGAGCTGGCGCGTCAACTGGAGCACTGGCGCGAGGTGTTGCGCGACGCGCCCGCGCCGGTGCGGCTCCCGGCCGGACACCCCGCCGCGCGGTCGACGGCGGTGGTCGACCCGGCCGCGGTCCGCCGGCTGTCCGATGTGGCGGACGGGATCGGGGCCACCCCGTCCGCGGCGTTCCTCGCCGCGTACGCCGTGGTGCTGTCCCGGTATGCCCGGCGGGCCGACCTCGTGGTCGGGATCCCGGTGAGCGGTCGCGTGCGGGTGGAGCTGGAGCCGATCGCGGGCCCGTTCGCCGACGTGGTCCCCGTCAGGGTGTCGTTGGAGGGCGACCCGGCGTTCGGCGACCTGCTCTTGCGAGTGCGGGACGCCGTAGCGCACGCGGTGGCGCACGACGAGGTTCCGCTGACGAAGCTCGCCGCGGAGCTCGGGGCCGACCTGTCCGGTGCGCGGTTCACCTTCGGGTCGCCGGCCGTGCCGTCGCTGGACCTCCCCGGTGTGACCGTGCGCAGCCACGTCGTCCTGACGGGTGCCGCCGAAGCCGATCTCGACCTGCGCGCGGACGGGAGCGGCACGCTGACCCTGGAGCACCGCACCGACCCGCGGTTCGCCGACTGGGTGCTGCGGTCGGTGGTGGCCGTGCTGGAGCACGCGGCTGCGGACACCGCGGTGGCGGAGCTGCCGGTGCCCGCGCCCGAGGGAGACTGGTCCGCGGGGGTCGAGTCGTCGTCGAACGGCGTGGTCGGGCCCGTCACCGCGATGACGGAGCCCGGGGTGGCCGAGGACCCGGTGCCGTCGCGGGACCGGATCGAGGAGACCATGGCCGGGATCTGGGCCGAGCTCCTGCGCACCACCGAGCCGATCGGCCGGCACGACAACCTGTTCGGCCTCGGGAGCGGGTCGTTGACCGCGGTCCGGTTCGCCGCCCGGATCGCCGACCTCTACGGCGTCACCCTGCCGATGGACCGCATCGTCACGTCCCCCACGATCGCGGCCCTGGCCGAGGTCGTGTCGGCCGAACTCGCTCCCGGCCCGCCCGACGACGCCGCTCGCGACGCCGCGCTGGCCGACCTCTCCGACGACGAGCTGGACGACCTGCTGCGCGCGGTCGTGGCCGCTCGCGACCGCCGTCGGACCACCGAGGGAGACCTTCGGTGA
- the hppD gene encoding 4-hydroxyphenylpyruvate dioxygenase produces MNISGIDHIELYVGDARQAAFYLCTAFGFTICGQGGPETGLEGVRSLLLRQGDIQVVLTTGLVPDHPATEYVRKHGDGVAVVGIGVDDVEAAYRGLTERGAVPVSPPREYASGGPAGRDQRVVVAEVSGFSDVTHRLVERHGSPKEFLPGAIEVTDPEPHTDDKLLRTIDHLAICVPAGALAPTAQYYVDVFGFTQIFEEYVEVGGQGMDSKVVQSPSGHVTFTLIEPDPRRQPGQIDNFLTWHAGAGVQHVAFGTDDIVKAVSTFGDRGVRFLGTPSTYYDALEERVGHLDEPVDELRRLGVLVDRDHWGRLLQIFTESMHVRRTLFLEIIERRGALTFGSGNIKALYEAKRGELSGTTAG; encoded by the coding sequence ATGAACATCTCCGGGATTGACCACATCGAGCTGTACGTCGGTGACGCGAGGCAGGCGGCGTTCTACCTCTGCACGGCGTTCGGGTTCACGATCTGCGGTCAGGGCGGACCCGAGACCGGGCTGGAGGGCGTGCGCTCGTTGCTGCTGCGGCAGGGCGACATCCAGGTCGTCCTGACCACCGGCCTGGTCCCCGACCACCCCGCGACCGAGTACGTGCGCAAGCACGGCGACGGCGTGGCGGTCGTGGGTATCGGCGTGGACGACGTCGAAGCCGCCTACCGAGGCCTCACCGAGCGCGGAGCCGTGCCGGTGTCGCCGCCGCGCGAGTACGCGTCCGGGGGACCGGCCGGGCGCGACCAGCGGGTCGTCGTGGCCGAGGTGTCCGGCTTCTCCGACGTGACGCACCGGCTGGTCGAGCGCCACGGCTCGCCGAAGGAGTTCCTGCCCGGCGCGATCGAGGTGACCGACCCCGAGCCGCACACCGACGACAAGCTGCTGCGCACGATCGACCACCTGGCGATCTGCGTGCCCGCGGGCGCTCTTGCCCCGACCGCCCAGTACTACGTGGACGTGTTCGGGTTCACGCAGATCTTCGAGGAGTACGTCGAGGTCGGCGGTCAGGGCATGGACTCCAAGGTGGTGCAGAGCCCGTCCGGGCACGTCACCTTCACGCTGATCGAGCCGGACCCGCGGCGGCAGCCCGGTCAGATCGACAACTTCCTGACCTGGCACGCGGGCGCGGGCGTCCAGCACGTCGCTTTCGGCACCGACGACATCGTCAAGGCGGTGAGCACGTTCGGCGACAGGGGAGTGCGGTTCCTGGGCACGCCGAGCACCTACTACGACGCGCTCGAGGAGCGGGTCGGCCACCTGGACGAGCCGGTGGACGAACTGCGCCGGCTCGGCGTGCTGGTCGACCGGGACCACTGGGGCCGGCTGCTGCAGATCTTCACCGAGTCGATGCACGTGCGCCGGACGCTCTTCCTGGAGATCATCGAGCGGCGGGGCGCGTTGACCTT
- a CDS encoding class I adenylate-forming enzyme family protein has protein sequence MTSPEWVDEVLLRGADDDRCLYSGGPVDRAALRRLVAQRQARLTEAGLRAGGSLALRLPPSVAYVANLLAGWRIGAQVSLLDHRLTAFEVDAALDRLAPQVVVEPGRITSSPLSPFADVEETVTARPGRPAGTPHAVIQLSSGSTGPSKVIGRTAADLVAEIERYTRIDGVPLPGERIIVLASMVHVLGLVGALLYGLHAGVQVRPPERLTGDSVLDAVAAEATPATVLGVPFHIGLLASVVDPPRLPQLKRMTTGGEAVPAATATAFTERYGVPLGNMWGMTEVGVIATDLFGEHRPALTPAPGLQVVERGGELWVSRPESPYVGLSDPDRWADGWLHTRDTGAVDPDTGLVTVKGRLDSQVSVGGLKVDLTEVEATLAELPGVVAAVVLHDDVITAYAQLDAPATAASVQAGLAERLAAYKRPRRVHVLDAMPRTTTGKLVRDRSVLRAAAAGNGVPR, from the coding sequence GTGACGAGTCCGGAATGGGTCGACGAAGTCCTGCTCCGCGGCGCGGACGACGACCGCTGCCTCTATTCGGGCGGCCCGGTCGACCGGGCCGCGCTGCGCCGGCTGGTCGCGCAACGGCAGGCGCGCCTCACGGAGGCGGGGCTGCGCGCGGGCGGGTCGCTGGCGCTGCGCCTGCCGCCTTCGGTCGCGTACGTGGCCAACCTGCTCGCCGGGTGGCGCATCGGGGCCCAGGTGAGCCTGCTCGACCACCGGCTCACCGCGTTCGAGGTCGACGCCGCGCTCGACCGGCTCGCACCGCAGGTGGTGGTCGAGCCGGGACGGATCACGAGCAGTCCGCTGAGCCCGTTCGCGGACGTGGAGGAGACCGTCACGGCCCGCCCCGGCCGTCCGGCGGGCACACCGCACGCGGTGATCCAGCTCAGCTCCGGCTCCACCGGCCCGTCCAAGGTGATCGGCCGCACGGCCGCCGACCTGGTCGCCGAGATCGAGCGGTACACGCGGATCGACGGCGTGCCGCTGCCGGGTGAGCGGATCATCGTGCTGGCCTCGATGGTGCACGTCCTGGGGCTGGTCGGCGCCCTGCTGTACGGCCTGCACGCGGGCGTGCAGGTGAGACCGCCGGAACGGCTCACCGGCGACAGCGTGCTCGACGCGGTGGCCGCCGAGGCCACCCCGGCGACCGTGCTGGGCGTGCCGTTCCACATCGGACTGCTCGCGTCCGTCGTGGACCCCCCGCGGCTGCCGCAGCTCAAGCGGATGACCACCGGTGGCGAGGCGGTGCCCGCGGCGACCGCCACCGCCTTCACCGAGAGGTACGGCGTTCCGCTGGGCAACATGTGGGGGATGACCGAGGTCGGTGTGATCGCGACCGACCTGTTCGGCGAGCACCGGCCCGCGCTCACGCCCGCGCCGGGTCTGCAGGTCGTCGAACGCGGGGGCGAGCTGTGGGTGAGCCGCCCCGAGTCGCCGTACGTCGGCTTGTCCGACCCGGACCGCTGGGCGGACGGCTGGCTGCACACCAGGGACACGGGCGCGGTCGACCCGGACACGGGTCTGGTCACCGTCAAGGGACGGCTCGACTCGCAGGTGTCGGTCGGCGGCCTCAAGGTCGACCTGACCGAGGTGGAGGCGACGCTGGCCGAGCTGCCGGGCGTGGTGGCGGCCGTCGTGCTGCACGACGACGTCATCACGGCCTACGCGCAGCTCGACGCGCCGGCCACGGCGGCGTCCGTCCAGGCGGGTCTGGCCGAACGGCTCGCCGCCTACAAGAGGCCACGCCGGGTGCACGTGCTCGACGCGATGCCCCGGACCACGACGGGGAAGCTGGTGCGCGACCGCTCGGTGCTCCGCGCGGCCGCGGCCGGGAACGGGGTGCCGAGGTGA
- a CDS encoding PLP-dependent aminotransferase family protein produces MSTSPGTAEHVADLAVGTLFGALEDPALNSMNFLNEVAIHYPDAIPLAAGRPSEEFFDLADVHRYLREFCRYLADERGCTEEQVRRTVLQYGRTKGIIHELVAENLRLDEGIAVDPESVVVTAGCQEAMFLVLRALRADERDVLLAVSPTYVGLTGAARLVDLPVRPVRTGEHGIDLDDLVAVIRRERAAGRRPRACYVVPDFANPSGLSLDVATRRRLLEVAAAEDVLLIEDNPYGLFHGESDRIPTLKALDEARRVVYLGSFAKSVLPGARVGYVVADQRVVAAGGVVGLFADQLSKIKSMLTVNTSPIAQAVVGGKLLAHGCRLTGATEPERRLYDRNLRHLVAGLAQRFPSGTGVTWTVPTGGFFVVVTVPFVVDDALLERSARDYGVLWTPMGHFYDDSSEVRALRLSCSVVSVDRIDLALDRLAALINDRPGVSENLIHHGRLADGASGEP; encoded by the coding sequence GTGAGCACGTCGCCGGGAACCGCGGAGCACGTCGCCGACCTGGCCGTCGGGACGTTGTTCGGCGCGTTGGAGGATCCGGCGCTCAACTCGATGAATTTCCTCAACGAAGTCGCGATCCACTATCCGGATGCGATACCGCTGGCGGCCGGCCGGCCGAGCGAGGAGTTCTTCGACCTGGCGGACGTGCACCGATATCTGCGTGAGTTCTGCCGGTATCTCGCGGACGAGCGCGGGTGCACCGAAGAACAGGTGCGGCGCACCGTATTGCAGTACGGTCGGACCAAGGGGATCATCCACGAACTGGTCGCGGAAAATCTACGGCTCGACGAGGGCATCGCGGTCGACCCGGAATCGGTGGTGGTCACCGCGGGTTGTCAGGAGGCGATGTTCCTCGTGCTGCGCGCGTTGCGCGCCGACGAGCGCGACGTCCTGCTCGCGGTGTCGCCGACGTACGTCGGGCTGACCGGCGCGGCGCGGCTCGTCGACCTGCCCGTGCGGCCGGTGCGCACCGGCGAGCACGGGATCGACCTCGACGACCTGGTCGCCGTGATCCGGCGGGAGCGCGCCGCCGGCCGCCGCCCGCGCGCCTGCTACGTGGTGCCCGACTTCGCCAACCCGTCGGGGCTGAGCCTGGACGTGGCGACCAGGCGCCGGTTGCTGGAGGTGGCCGCCGCCGAGGACGTCCTGCTGATCGAGGACAACCCCTACGGGCTGTTCCACGGCGAGTCGGACCGGATACCCACGCTCAAGGCCTTGGACGAGGCCCGACGGGTCGTCTACCTGGGCTCTTTCGCCAAATCCGTGTTGCCCGGCGCACGGGTCGGCTACGTGGTCGCGGATCAGCGGGTGGTCGCCGCCGGCGGGGTGGTCGGCCTGTTCGCGGACCAGCTTTCCAAGATCAAGAGCATGCTGACGGTGAACACGTCGCCGATCGCGCAGGCCGTCGTCGGCGGCAAGCTGCTGGCGCACGGTTGCCGCCTCACGGGGGCGACCGAACCGGAACGGCGGCTCTACGACCGGAACCTGCGGCACCTCGTGGCCGGGCTCGCGCAGCGCTTCCCGAGCGGAACGGGCGTCACCTGGACCGTGCCGACCGGTGGGTTCTTCGTCGTGGTCACCGTCCCGTTCGTGGTCGACGACGCGCTCCTGGAACGCTCCGCCCGCGACTACGGGGTGCTGTGGACACCAATGGGGCATTTCTACGACGACAGTTCGGAAGTCCGCGCGCTGCGCCTTTCCTGCAGTGTCGTTTCGGTCGACCGCATCGACCTCGCGCTCGACCGGCTGGCCGCGTTGATCAATGACCGGCCGGGTGTATCGGAAAACCTGATTCATCACGGCCGATTGGCCGATGGTGCGTCGGGTGAACCCTGA
- a CDS encoding class I adenylate-forming enzyme family protein: protein MSRANLRTALAQDMRVGAGNVLPMLLEHGADPDAPRLTFDVDVDGIPAWTPLSLRDLADRVAARADWFARKGIGRRDPVAVFVTSAADVFLTFFALNHLGAIPALMNGSMPVEVAAEFVRRLRGVGVVVDADHAALRDHELGVPVLGDVAETGTGDPAQAPPPYRHHADDPVVITHSSGTTRMPTPVVHSHHSLFAAVRAVRLTEARPHGRVRELSVLPAAHAAGIIVVNQALCNGYELLCLSGQGGPFEHSGEVVLDAIERWRPTGVFGFAVTWAELARFDLTRRDLSSVRNWSSTGDCAHEAHIRKLVAVGSHPVWTPDGVVDVPGSKFIDTLGSTEMGHAAFAISHRLGSDRYDRCVGKPYPFAEVALLDVTTGEEVPVGQVGQCGLKSPTLAPGYWNDSAATYRNRLNGYYLTGDLMYRDEEGYYYHLDRANDAIDLGDGNWLYTALTEERILARCPDVRDCTVLAAARDDGPPVTDVLLVLHEGADPGSDRGEEVRAAVGEAVARTLRRVDVVPDAQLTVGPTGKVRKFLMRQRVLADAPNGR from the coding sequence ATGAGTCGGGCGAACCTGCGCACCGCGCTGGCGCAGGACATGCGGGTCGGTGCGGGCAACGTGCTGCCCATGCTGCTGGAGCACGGCGCCGACCCGGACGCCCCGCGGCTGACCTTCGACGTCGACGTGGACGGCATACCCGCGTGGACGCCGCTGTCGCTGCGCGACCTGGCCGACCGGGTCGCGGCACGGGCGGACTGGTTCGCCCGCAAGGGGATCGGCCGACGCGACCCCGTCGCCGTGTTCGTCACGTCGGCGGCCGACGTGTTCCTCACCTTCTTCGCGCTCAACCACCTCGGCGCGATCCCGGCGCTGATGAACGGTTCCATGCCGGTGGAGGTCGCCGCGGAGTTCGTCCGCCGGTTGCGCGGTGTCGGCGTGGTGGTCGACGCCGACCACGCGGCGCTGCGGGACCACGAACTGGGCGTGCCGGTCCTGGGCGACGTCGCGGAGACCGGCACCGGCGATCCGGCCCAGGCGCCCCCGCCCTACCGCCACCACGCCGACGACCCCGTGGTGATCACGCACTCGTCGGGCACCACCCGGATGCCCACGCCGGTCGTCCACTCGCACCACTCCCTGTTCGCCGCGGTGCGCGCGGTGCGGCTCACCGAAGCCAGGCCGCACGGCCGGGTGCGCGAGCTGTCCGTGCTGCCGGCCGCGCACGCCGCCGGGATCATCGTGGTGAACCAGGCGCTGTGCAACGGGTACGAGCTGCTGTGCCTGTCCGGGCAGGGAGGGCCGTTCGAGCACAGCGGCGAGGTGGTCCTGGACGCCATCGAGAGGTGGCGGCCGACCGGGGTGTTCGGTTTCGCGGTCACCTGGGCGGAGCTGGCGCGGTTCGACCTGACCCGGCGCGACCTGAGCTCGGTGCGCAACTGGTCCAGCACCGGCGACTGCGCGCACGAGGCGCACATCCGCAAGCTCGTCGCGGTCGGCAGCCACCCCGTGTGGACGCCGGACGGCGTGGTCGACGTGCCGGGCTCGAAGTTCATCGACACGCTCGGCTCGACCGAGATGGGCCACGCCGCGTTCGCCATCAGCCACCGGCTCGGCAGCGACCGCTACGACCGCTGCGTCGGCAAGCCGTACCCGTTCGCGGAGGTGGCGCTGCTGGACGTGACGACCGGCGAGGAGGTGCCGGTCGGCCAGGTCGGTCAGTGCGGGCTCAAGTCGCCGACGCTCGCTCCCGGCTACTGGAACGACTCGGCCGCCACCTACCGCAACCGCCTCAACGGCTACTACCTCACCGGCGACCTGATGTACCGGGACGAGGAGGGCTACTACTACCACCTCGACCGGGCCAACGACGCGATCGACCTCGGCGACGGGAACTGGCTCTACACCGCGTTGACCGAGGAGCGCATCCTCGCGCGGTGCCCGGACGTGCGCGACTGCACGGTCCTCGCGGCCGCGCGGGACGACGGTCCGCCGGTCACCGACGTGCTGCTGGTGCTGCACGAGGGCGCCGACCCCGGGTCGGACCGGGGTGAGGAGGTCCGCGCCGCGGTCGGCGAGGCGGTGGCGCGCACCCTGCGCCGGGTCGACGTCGTGCCCGACGCGCAGCTGACGGTCGGGCCGACCGGCAAGGTCCGCAAGTTCCTCATGCGGCAACGGGTCCTGGCGGACGCGCCGAACGGGAGGTAG